Proteins encoded together in one Flavobacteriales bacterium window:
- a CDS encoding glycosyltransferase family 39 protein: MWYDRRIARMAALIFGTTQAYLLMTNDVRTDGILTGFTAYALWQLSAFLQHGQWKHLLGSALGVALAMMAKGPGGIVFPGLAIGGHLLLTRDWRNLLNWKWLIFLVLVLALLLPMLWGLYQQFDLHPEKHVYGLDGPRGVEFFF; the protein is encoded by the coding sequence ATGTGGTACGATCGCCGCATTGCTCGGATGGCGGCGTTGATCTTTGGGACGACGCAAGCCTACTTACTCATGACGAATGATGTGAGGACCGACGGAATACTCACGGGATTCACGGCGTACGCCCTTTGGCAACTCAGTGCCTTCTTGCAACACGGTCAATGGAAGCATTTGTTGGGGAGCGCATTGGGAGTTGCGTTGGCCATGATGGCCAAAGGTCCCGGCGGTATCGTTTTTCCGGGTTTGGCCATAGGAGGCCATTTATTACTCACCCGCGATTGGCGAAATCTGCTCAATTGGAAATGGCTCATTTTCCTCGTGCTGGTGTTGGCGCTGTTGCTCCCCATGTTATGGGGTTTGTATCAACAATTCGATCTGCATCCCGAGAAGCATGTTTACGGGTTGGACGGCCCAAGAGGGGTGGAGTTCTTTTTTTGA
- a CDS encoding DUF429 domain-containing protein produces the protein MSLQYMRIWGIDYGSKLAGTTVVATLSQDASPEAKVVAAKPQAATLHTSQRKKDADRMILKLAEQERPDLIFIDAPLSLPGAYFGTDDDFFYRPVDREVGAMSPMFLGGLTARAMQVKVNLERLLPEIQIYESYPKLRAKDLGFTDRGYKKEVKHIEVLFAELKDYHHELKFVTQVGTWHHLDALLALSSALRFTAGEHDVYGPEGGACIYV, from the coding sequence ATGAGTTTACAGTATATGAGAATTTGGGGAATCGATTACGGAAGCAAGCTGGCGGGAACGACCGTGGTTGCGACCTTGTCGCAGGATGCTTCGCCCGAGGCGAAGGTAGTTGCGGCAAAGCCGCAGGCAGCAACATTACATACCTCCCAAAGGAAAAAGGATGCGGATCGCATGATCCTCAAACTTGCCGAGCAAGAGCGGCCGGATCTGATCTTCATCGATGCGCCGTTGAGTTTGCCGGGAGCTTATTTCGGTACCGATGACGACTTTTTCTACCGACCCGTAGATCGAGAAGTAGGGGCTATGTCGCCTATGTTTCTGGGCGGACTCACGGCTAGGGCGATGCAGGTGAAGGTCAACCTTGAAAGATTGTTGCCCGAGATTCAGATCTATGAATCGTACCCAAAACTGCGGGCCAAGGATCTCGGATTCACCGATCGAGGGTATAAAAAAGAGGTAAAACATATTGAAGTGCTCTTTGCCGAATTGAAAGATTATCATCACGAACTAAAGTTCGTAACCCAAGTAGGTACTTGGCATCACCTCGATGCCTTGTTGGCCTTATCTTCAGCGCTTCGCTTTACGGCCGGGGAGCACGACGTTTATGGACCCGAGGGAGGAGCCTGCATCTACGTCTGA